One Euphorbia lathyris chromosome 1, ddEupLath1.1, whole genome shotgun sequence DNA segment encodes these proteins:
- the LOC136204226 gene encoding uncharacterized protein, which produces MGISKTEINLTRLLAAAPQQQNQAKLIHYVATLRELLEQLAEERTQDGLPRVSKAKMNDYSEKVETIAFRLADPLLKVRVSKDHVALNSSKETLDADGETQFPSSPGLRRRFVAVSNVEDRIHETTHVDSSAPVKLDTAAKAHIEKHRKLQDDLTDEMVGLARQLKESSLLMSQSLQNTEKILDSTEKAVEQSLASTGRANVRAMEVYSKTSKTTCFTFLVIFLMTCVFVMVVLLIRVT; this is translated from the exons ATGGGAATCAGTAAAACAGAAATAAATTTGACGAGGTTGCTTGCAGCTGCACCTCAGCAACAAAATCAAGCGAAGCTTATTCAT TATGTTGCTACTTTACGAGAACTATTGGAACAACTGGCGGAAGAGAGAACTCAAGATGGCTTGCCTCG GGTTTCGAAGGCCAAGATGAATGATTATTCAGAGAAGGTTGAAACAATTGCTTTCAGATTAGCTGATCCATTG CTCAAAGTTCGGGTATCTAAAGATCATGTTGCTCTGAATTCTTCCAAAGAAACTCTTGATGCAGATGGAGAAACTCAGTTCCCCTCTTCTCCTGGCTTGAGAAGAAGATTTGT GGCAGTATCAAATGTTGAAGACAGAATTCATGAGACAACTCATGTTGATTCGTCGGCACCTGTCAAACTGGATACTGCTGCAAAGGCACACATTGAAAAGCACAG GAAGCTTCAAGACGACTTGACTGATGAAATGGTCGGTTTGGCACGGCAACTCAAAGAAAGTAGTCTCTTGATGAGCCAGTCCCTACAAAATACTGAAAAG ATACTTGATTCGACAGAGAAGGCTGTTGAGCAGAGCTTGGCTAGCACAGGTCGTGCCAATGTACGAGCCATGGAGGTGTACTCAAAAACTTCCAAGACCACATGCTTCACATTTCTCGTGATTTTTCTAATGACGTGTGTTTTTGTAATGGTTGTACTTCTGATTCGTGTGACCTGA
- the LOC136204234 gene encoding mannan endo-1,4-beta-mannosidase 7 encodes MRHLLSLGILVAILIQQGVGDDFIRTRGTHFLLNGNLYYANGFNAYWLMYVASDPSQRYKVSSAFQQASSHGLTVARTWAFSDGGYSPLQYSPGSYNENMFKGLDFVISEARRYGIKLILSLANNYDSFGGKKQYVNWARNHGQYLSNDDDFFRHPLVKAYFKNHIKTVLNRYNSFSKIHYKDDPTIMAWELMNEPRCTSDASGTTIQGWIMEMAQYVKSIDRNHLVEAGLEGFYGRSTPQRKNLNPGIEIGTDFIANNRIPAIDFATLHSYPDQWLSNSNDESQLNFLNNWLNAHIQDAQFVLRKPIMLTEFGKSWKDAGFNNYQRDELFNTVYSKIYASAKRGGAAAGGLFWQLLVQGMDNFRDGYEIILTQQSSTVNVITQQSHKLYQIRKIFARMRNVERWKRARSRHHQPPGKRIGH; translated from the exons atgAGGCATCTGCTGAGTTTGGGTATTTTGGTAGCCATTTTAATCCAGCAAGGGGTAGGAGATGATTTCATCAGAACAAGAGGCACCCATTTTTTATTGAATGGAAACCTTTATTATGCAAATGGGTTCAATGCTTACTGGCTAATGTATGTAGCTTCAGATCCATCTCAAAGGTACAAAGTTTCATCTGCTTTTCAACAAGCTTCTAGCCATGGTCTCACTGTTGCCAGAACCTGGGCTTTCAGTGATGGTGGTTATAGCCCACTTCAGTACTCTCCTGGTTCTTATAATGAAAACATGTTTAAGGGACTTGATTTTGTTATATCTGAGGCTAGAAGATATGGAATTAAGCTGATACTGAGCTTGGCTAACAACTATGATAGTTTTGGAGGGAAGAAGCAGTATGTTAATTGGGCCAGAAATCATGGTCAGTACCTTTCTAATGATGATGATTTCTTTAGACATCCTCTTGTCAAAGCTTATTTCAAAAATCATATTAAG ACAGTTTTGAACAGATACAACAGTTTTAGTAAAATTCATTACAAAGATGATCCAACAATCATGGCTTGGGAACTGATGAATGAGCCTAGATGTACTTCTGATGCTTCTGGAACAACCATCCAG GGTTGGATAATGGAAATGGCCCAATATGTAAAGTCAATAGACAGAAATCATTTAGTGGAAGCTGGTCTAGAAGGATTCTATGGACGTTCAACACCTCAGAGGAAGAATCTAAATCCTGGTATTGAAATAGGAACAGACTTCATTGCCAATAATCGCATCCCCGCCATTGATTTTGCGACTCTTCACTCTTATCCTGATCAATGGTTATCAAACTCAAATGATGAATCCCAACTTAATTTCTTAAACAACTGGCTGAATGCTCACATCCAAGACGCACAGTTTGTTCTGAGAAAACCGATAATGCTGACAGAATTTGGGAAATCATGGAAAGATGCAGGTTTCAACAACTACCAAAGAGATGAATTGTTTAACACAGTCTACTCCAAAATCTATGCATCAGCTAAAAGAGGAGGTGCAGCTGCTGGAGGTCTGTTTTGGCAACTTTTAGTACAAGGAATGGATAATTTTAGAGACGGTTATGAGATAATATTGACCCAACAATCATCTACTGTAAATGTTATTACTCAGCAATCACATAAGCTTTATCAAATCCGCAAGATCTTTGCAAGAATGAGAAATGTTGAGAGGTGGAAAAGGGCAAGATCAAGGCATCATCAACCACCAGGCAAGCGTATTGGACACtga